The window GGACCTTACAACTTCGGCTTTTTTAATATAGGCTTCTGCTAGGTGATCATTGTTTTTTGTGTTCTTTGAAAAAGAAGAAATCACGCTATTAAGCATAGTTACCGCTCTTTCAATATCTCCTGATAGAAAAGCCACTTCGCCCATTGTTAACAAAAATGGACGAAAGTCCTCAGTCGTAAAATTTTCATTAGTGGCTATTTTCAGTGCATCTTGCGCGTAAGTTAACGCCCCATTTAAATCTCCCTCTAGAACCGAGCAATGCGCCAGCCCATCAAGAGCCTTAGCCTGATTCAGGAGTTTTTTTCGCTTCAGATATACAGCGCCGGCTTCTTCAAAATACTCTCTAGCCCTTCTATAATCACCTAGATGAAGGCAAAACCGCCCAGCTGATGACTTATAAAATGCCGAAATAAGGTTTCTGTCCTTATATTTCTCTCCAAAAAGCATAAAGGATACAGAGGAATTACTTATTTTACTCGAATCAGATAAAGCTTCCGCCGCACGTTTCCCTAAAAATGGGGTGGCATACTTTAAAAAAACTAGTCCACTATTGAGCTTATTTTCATACAGATCATCAGCTTCATACCAGTTATTACCGGCAGCAAAAATTTCTACTGCTGACACGTACCATTCAACATCTTCACGTTTACTAATGATATTTCTACCTGGCCTATTAGCTAGAAAACTTCCAACATCGTATGATTTTTCTGCATCACCGGAAAACTGAGCACGAAAGTAATCTCTAATTATAGGATGACAAGAATAACTATATACCCCTTTAAAATAATCCCTATAAACAAGCCCAGATGAAACCAACCGACTTATATCATCAAGCTGTTGAATATCCACATCATCAATATTAACGTCCGATTCATAAGCATTCTTTATATATGTTTTTTGAACCAAGTCCATCAGGCTTCTTTCATCTATTGGCCTGCTAAGTAAAGAAACTCCAGTTAACAACTCTCGTTGTTTGTGATTTAGAGTTGATTCATACCTCAATAAAAGCCGAGCCAACTTCTCTTCAAGGTCATTAGCTGGATCATCAGCAACACCAGCGAGTACAGAGTCAAGATGTGGCAGCGGGTTGGCCTGCATCTCTTCAGGCAATCCCGCAGCAAATATACGTAAAGCAAGAGGGTGCCCCCGAAGGGACTGTGAAATTTTAAAGCGATCTTGATCAGAACCACCAACAAAGAACCGGCCTAATAACTGACTGCCTTCCTCTTCAGTGAGGTTATCAAGAGGCATGTTTTTTACACGCGGCACGTATTGTCGCAAATCAACCACATCAAACCGACTTGTTAATACAGCCATAGTCTGGCTAGGACTAGAACAAATATCACACAGAAAATGACGCAAATCACTTTCAACAAACTGGCCGTAAGATGGATGATTGGGCGAGTTTTGTAGCATTTCCAAACCATCCATAACCAACAAAACATTGGTTTCTTTTATTATTTTTCGCAAGGATTTTAAAGGCTGATCGCGGTCATACCTAACATTATCACTATTTACCGCTTGCTCTACAAAACTAATAAATGCATTAAAAAATACGCTAACAGAGTCATCATTATAAAAACTCCAATAAAAAACTACGTCGAAGTTTCTCGAATTTAGTGGGTATCCGTTTTTAATCCAGTGACCAATAAGTGAAGTTTTACCCTGCCCGCCGATTCCTGTAACTGCAATAACTTTAGTATTCTTATCCGCGACCCACTTATTTAGCGCATCCAGCTGATTTGTTCTAGGAATATAATCATCATCATCTGTAGTTTCATGGCACCACATTTGTAGCACGCTAGGGTCTTGTGACGGCAAGGTACTGGCTGCTTTAATCAACCGTTCCTGGGAACTAGTTTCAGCATCATACTTCCACTTAAATAAAACATCTGCCAGATAAGTAGAATCATCTCTATCCACAGCAGTATGACAAGTCGAACATAGCCATAAACCATTGGTAGGTGATTTTAAATCTTCACTCCCAAGATCTAGATTCGGCCGTGGCCCACCAGGCCTTGCAGCAAATATATGTGCAGCCTCTCCAGTGATAGTTGCTTTGCCGGGATCACTATGACCGCCTAATGTTTCTCTTCTGCAATACGGGTTTGCACACATGCCACCAGCGCGGTGTGCAAGTAAATTACGCGTTTTCTCTGAAAAATCAGCCCTTTTATTCATCTCTAATCCTGATCTTCATGAAATTTTAGATTTGGGCTAAACGTATTCCACTCGTCTTTTTTGTCTTCAAACAACCCCTGAATTCTTTGCTGGCCTTTTTTAAACATCCATTGTGATTGTTTAATTAAACTATCCGCAACTTCAGGAAAAACATTCCGAGGGGAGCTGCCAGCAACATTTAGCGCAACCATTCTAGGCCCTGCCTCACTTTCTGGCTGTAAAGTAACAATAAATGGCTCATTAAACATAAAGCACAAAAGGTCATCATTTGGCGCATCACAGGACCAAGAATAGATATTTAGTTTTGTAAGATCTAAGATCAAATGAATACAGATATGCAACCAGCGACCAAACGTGCTTGGCAGAATGGTCTGCGCCAAATCTTGCACAGCCGTAGGGTGCAATTTTTTATCAATATGAGAAGAAAGTTTATTTCTTAGCGTGCTAATTTCAGCCTTGTGGTCATGTGGCAAAAGTTGAGCAAACTCCTTCTGCATAGAAGATATTTTCGGCAACTGATCCGCATCCACCCTATTGCGTGTATCTGGATTAGTTTGTATGTCATTAATTAGGTCATCAATAGACACTATAAAAGAATATAATGGTGTTATAGCTAACTTGAGCTTTCTTTTACGTTTTGTAGCATTTTTCTGTGCGCCAATTAACTCAAGTAGACTATCGAGATCACGCATAGACTCAAGGCAACACCATAATTTTTGAGCTGCTTTATTAGAAGGATACCAAGCATCAACCTCTATCTCCTCAGCGGCCATAGGGTCTGTGACAGACCTAGGTGTTTCATCCAAATATATTGGCATACCATTTGATTCTGTTGTCACAAGCCCTCTCTACGCTAGCTATTATTATATCTAAGCAACCGCCGCCGCAATATTTCTCAGCTGCTGCATTGGCTTGATTTTTTTCTTAACCAATACATCCTCATTAATTTTTAAAATAATGCTTTTAATAAGATCGGTAGTGTTATTGATGTGTGTGGTAATCTTTAGTGTATCCACATCATCGTAAATTTTACGGCCTTTCAGTGACAACCGCTTCTCTGCCTTACCTACAGCCAACTCACTGGCCAAAAACGAGGCTATTTTACTCGCTGCTTTTTCGTCCATAGCAAGACTGTGAATATAAAATTTCATTAGGTGAGGAACAAAATCTATTGACCCGCCAATTTCAGCTGACGCCAAATTCAAAATATCCAGCATATGCGCGGGCAATCGACTCTCAATCGGTTTACGCTGAGTTTCCAATTGTTTCTTAACTACCGGTGTTGACTGGTGCGGCAGGATACTGACCTCATCACACTTATCACAAACGCCCACCAATACATTTTTAACAATACCGCCACCATCACTAAACGGGACATCCCTCAATGCGAATGTCGCACTCTCAAGCGAGCGACAGCTTTCACAGATCACTTTTTGCGAATCGCCGACCTTGAAAATTTTCATGACCACTCCTCAGTGATGAACACTTATAAACACACTATTGGGTTCAACGAAGTACCATTTGATATACCACTCTTCACCACCAAACCAGGTTTCAATAATATGAACCTCGACCTCTTCAACCTGATGGTGTGGACTTGAACTGTAGCTATCACCTCTGGACCGGCCGATAATAGCTGCCACTTCATCGAGTGATACCTGACCTACCGCAAGTAGGTTCTTCACATCTATATCCACCCGCTCTTGGTGCAGTACGCTTCCATTCTCCAGACATTCCAGCACCTGTTTCTTAGCGCCTTTAAAACCCATACACGCCCTCAATTGTACGCCAAATATCGTACATATCAATCATTATATATACTCTGCTAATTTATAATAACTATGACGCCAGCATACTGAGATTAATCTTTTATATCAAACACTTAGGCAGCTGATGCCTATAAGCATCCATGCCCAATAGTTAAATAGAGCAAGGCGGCCCGAAAGCCGCCAAATTGTTAAACTCCCGCTGCGCCAACGGATGCGTCTCTTGATATACTTCCTTCAGCGTATTAATCGCCACATGGGTGTAGATCTGAGTAGTTGAAATATCCGCATGCCCCAGCATCTCCTGAATCACCCTAATATCAGCCTTATTCTGATGCATGAGGGTCGCTGTAGAATGACTACGTGACATATAAAGGCGACCTAAAATAACAGCCATAGAAACAACGTTATTTGCTAAGTAGCGGGCTAAGCCCACCGCGCTTAAATTTTTTCACTTGCCCTGCTACGTAATATTAAGTATCTAATCGTTCCGGTCAGGTTTGTTGTCTGTTCTTCAGTATGCATGTCCGTTCTGTACACACGAGAGGTCTTTCTGAACGGACCAGCGACTGTTCAGAACGGTGATAACAATCAAAGCACAATAGGTGTTAGAGTTTTGATTAGTGTTTATGACTATCCAACTACCGCAGTAGAGAGATAAGCAATCGATTGAGCTGATTGCTAACGTCGCGGGACACCACTCCCACAAACCTGAATAAAGGCATAACCAACAACGATAATCTCCAGACGGGTACATCACTGTTTTGTTTTCACGCTTTAGACGGACTTACTTTTCTTTGCCAGGCATTACTCCTTTTTAAATGATAAGCCACTCAGTGCGGTTGCATGAGTTAACTTAAAAAGCTCTTTCGAGCTGGTTTGCTATTGAGGGTGCAATAGCCACACATGGCAGTTGTATGATCGAGGAAGCGGGCTAAAAATACCCTGATAATGTTTTCGTCATGTTAGGAATCTTTCTGAAAGCCAGTGTTCATGGGCTAGCGCGCGTCACTGCATTTTTTGCAGTGACGCGCGCTAGTAAATATTATGCAAATAAAGTCCTAGCAGCAAACAGGTTAGTGTTTAGAGGCGGCCATCTGCCCACCTCGCTCCACTTTGATTTACAGTGAGTTGATGGGAATTAGTGCCAGCGGTATAACCAGCGACCTACCCAGCTTTTAATTGTGTCCCTCTTTTTGGTGTTGAATTAATTCAACGCCAAAAAGCGGGATGGCTTAAAAACCAAACCCGAGCGGCTCACTAAACAGAGTCACTTTTATTCTGGCTGGCAGGTTCATCATCAGAACGACTAGGGGCATCAACTTCCAATAAATGTATAAACGCATTAATGTCGGTGCGACTTATCCCCAAACACGCCTCCAAAGCCTTATCAAGTTGATCTTGACTCGTTTTATCTGGTGATTGCAGTGCGCGAAATAAAATCGACTGTTTTAACTGTTCCTGATGTTGCTTCTGGCTGGCCCGAAGATCGCTTAAGGTCAGGCTGACATAACGTAAAGTATGCTTCAGCATGTGTATTAACCAATAAAACCCAGCGGCTGCCTCCGCAGACAAGCCTCCACTATTAGAGTCATCGTTAACAATGATATGCCCGAAAAGATCCACCAGATCTGCGGAATTAGCCAAAATATCTTGGCAATCAAGGAGAGTGGGAGATTCAGGGAAATGAACCAAAGGGTGAACCAATAGCTCATGATGGGGAGGCGCTAAGGGCGCTGATTGTGTAAAATTCTGAGCAGTCATAATAACCTCTTATACAGGTTGTTGTGGTTAGCTCGTTTGAGGTGGTCGCACACCTCAAACGAGCGCTTTAATAAATATGGTCAAAAATAAGATGGGGGCAGCCACACATAAAAAACCTTTTCCTGTAAATCCGATTCAACAAATGACTAGATTCGCATCTAAAAATAACCATAACAACTTACTACTGATCCATTATGGTTATCTAACTCCATTAAATCAACCTTTTTAGCTCGTAAATCGATTTTTATAGTTATACTTGCACCTGTTTTAGCCCAATAGGATATATGGTGAAAATTGCTACAGGTGCACAAATTCGCATGGCTCGCGCCTATCTTCGCTGGTCGGCTGAGGAGCTAGCCCAAGCTTCCGGGGTTGGGCTATCGACAATCAAACGAATAGAAAAGGCCGATGACCTGCCGGATGTGAGAACGGCTAATCTTAAAGCCGTTTGTGATGCGCTATTAAAAACGGGAAAAATTCGTTTTGACGGTGATAAGTGTGTCTGCATAGCAGATTAAATATTGGATGAGGCTCCCCATACATCAACTGACGATGAGTCATAAAATTCAAATATCTTAGAAGGGTATGATTTACGCCATCGCTCGACCTTACTAATTATAACCTGATTGTGTGGCTCAGAAGAGGCACCGAATAAACCAATAAACATTTTCAGATTTCTATTGTTTTGGTTTATAAAATCAAAAACATGATCATCTTCATCTCGAATTGAGTGACCGAATATATATAAATTTCCCGTAATACTTTTCAGGGAGGAGAATGTTCGAGATAAGTATCCATTTTTTTTAATTCTGGCTAGCTTATGTTCAGTTGAGCCTTCCGATATAAAAACTGGGAATCTATCCTGGTCTATTGCCTGCTTAACTTGCTCAGCTAAAGGCACGCCTAGATTTGCATAAGACAGTTTTTCAATATCTGAACCGTCACTAAATATATGCATTGCTCCATGGATGTAATATGTACTTTGACCACTTTCACGCCCGATTTCCCAGTGTAAGGAAGTATCTCTCTCTTCCTCAGGAACGTACTCATCAGAGTAAGGGTAGCGAAAGCCATCATCGCATGGTAATTTAAGCAATTTATCTTCGTTAAAGTGCATTAAGACCCAATACAGAATTAGATCGTAATTGAATGTGTAGGTTTTACCTTCTTTAAAGTTTAGGAGAAATTTACGGCAACTTTCATATTGATGATCTGTGATTTCAGAGGGTTTAGGAGGATGAGATTTAGATATTACATGTATCAAGGTTCTCTTAAGTTCCTCTATATCCTCGTGTATATGATCAGTAATTTCCTCAGACGAGTCATAATGCTGCACAATATCAACTGCCTCTAACAAGCGCCTCATAACAAATTCAAAGTCGTGTGTATCTATAGCATTGAAAAGCAAGTTGATGCGATCAGATTCAATATTTTCAGCGAGGCGCTTGTAATTAAATATTGAGGGAAATAATGAAACACTAAAACCATTACCCAGCATCAAGTGTTTTTTTCCTGTCCCAGCCTGAGCTATACAGTCTTCAAAGTTTTTTATTTGCGTCACTACTTATGTTCCTTGTGATGGTATACCGTTAAGTACAATGCTGATAAGCCATCTGACTCTGAGGCTGCATGTGGGGCGCAGCGTTTGCAGTTCCTAGCAGGCCCTTGTTATATTTTTGTTTCGAACCACTCGTTCATGTGATGTATAACCTCGGACACTTGAACTTCGTCAGTTGATTTGTGCCCATCTTTTTCCACAACTTCATCGTAAAGATAAGCCTGGAAATCATTAAACCTATCCCAAACCATACTTCCGCTATCACCTCTCCCTAGCTCTTCAGTTATAAACCAATCTCGGACAGAGCATATTATTTTATCTACTTCGTCGTTATGATTTTTAATATCACAACCAGATAAATCAGATATTGCCTTTTGAAATCGATAACGCTCTTTTTCGAGTATCAATATCTTCTTGTCTTTCCATTTCCCGCCTTTTAGCTTTTTACAGCCGTAGTCTATGCCTAATTCAAAAGGCATGTTCATACGATACACTTCCCCTTTGGCAGCGGAAACAAGCCTCGACAAGTCATGAATTCCAAATTTTGATTCTTTGATGAGGTTTGTAATCTTATCGATTCTATTTTCTGCAGAATCGGCTCGCTCCAAAGAAAGTCTGGGGTTGTATCCAAAATATATAATTGTAAATACTACTCCGAGTAGAAGCTGCCTAAAATCATTATCAAAC is drawn from Oceanicoccus sp. KOV_DT_Chl and contains these coding sequences:
- a CDS encoding NB-ARC domain-containing protein, coding for MNKRADFSEKTRNLLAHRAGGMCANPYCRRETLGGHSDPGKATITGEAAHIFAARPGGPRPNLDLGSEDLKSPTNGLWLCSTCHTAVDRDDSTYLADVLFKWKYDAETSSQERLIKAASTLPSQDPSVLQMWCHETTDDDDYIPRTNQLDALNKWVADKNTKVIAVTGIGGQGKTSLIGHWIKNGYPLNSRNFDVVFYWSFYNDDSVSVFFNAFISFVEQAVNSDNVRYDRDQPLKSLRKIIKETNVLLVMDGLEMLQNSPNHPSYGQFVESDLRHFLCDICSSPSQTMAVLTSRFDVVDLRQYVPRVKNMPLDNLTEEEGSQLLGRFFVGGSDQDRFKISQSLRGHPLALRIFAAGLPEEMQANPLPHLDSVLAGVADDPANDLEEKLARLLLRYESTLNHKQRELLTGVSLLSRPIDERSLMDLVQKTYIKNAYESDVNIDDVDIQQLDDISRLVSSGLVYRDYFKGVYSYSCHPIIRDYFRAQFSGDAEKSYDVGSFLANRPGRNIISKREDVEWYVSAVEIFAAGNNWYEADDLYENKLNSGLVFLKYATPFLGKRAAEALSDSSKISNSSVSFMLFGEKYKDRNLISAFYKSSAGRFCLHLGDYRRAREYFEEAGAVYLKRKKLLNQAKALDGLAHCSVLEGDLNGALTYAQDALKIATNENFTTEDFRPFLLTMGEVAFLSGDIERAVTMLNSVISSFSKNTKNNDHLAEAYIKKAEVVRSLDELDLSAELAEKGLDIAGRASRNDYIIYATWLVGAINYDLGKFDKALELINSAENMCRKAALEPLLIRILTTQALLMAEIGDINKAGMLIEDCINVSSTRQFNIYLVDALLAKVIINIRRDDVPNNTVAHELADADSLSLRCKYRLVDAEISAYKNII
- a CDS encoding tyrosine-type recombinase/integrase: MSRSHSTATLMHQNKADIRVIQEMLGHADISTTQIYTHVAINTLKEVYQETHPLAQREFNNLAAFGPPCSI
- a CDS encoding helix-turn-helix transcriptional regulator, which produces MKIATGAQIRMARAYLRWSAEELAQASGVGLSTIKRIEKADDLPDVRTANLKAVCDALLKTGKIRFDGDKCVCIAD
- a CDS encoding DUF4917 family protein; its protein translation is MTQIKNFEDCIAQAGTGKKHLMLGNGFSVSLFPSIFNYKRLAENIESDRINLLFNAIDTHDFEFVMRRLLEAVDIVQHYDSSEEITDHIHEDIEELKRTLIHVISKSHPPKPSEITDHQYESCRKFLLNFKEGKTYTFNYDLILYWVLMHFNEDKLLKLPCDDGFRYPYSDEYVPEEERDTSLHWEIGRESGQSTYYIHGAMHIFSDGSDIEKLSYANLGVPLAEQVKQAIDQDRFPVFISEGSTEHKLARIKKNGYLSRTFSSLKSITGNLYIFGHSIRDEDDHVFDFINQNNRNLKMFIGLFGASSEPHNQVIISKVERWRKSYPSKIFEFYDSSSVDVWGASSNI